In Papaver somniferum cultivar HN1 chromosome 1, ASM357369v1, whole genome shotgun sequence, a genomic segment contains:
- the LOC113351974 gene encoding uncharacterized protein LOC113351974 — MRKIQEHFIALEEIQEESRDRGVQEASAAPESTSDDVQRRPEKRPSPPTRGNRKKEWVSKGKRPRHEARTYTPLNAPLEEIFKEVEKKSDIIYPASRGIQFEETKDHPEYCHYHQYRGHSTNNCREVKDIVQHLIRDGYLRQFVRHPAQTTAAPDAPIHQVRIDRSTQFLNTISHSATQAYNLNPGIMSRIHKRDHNGKEIFSVEKSLPMEPWMLRPIFFSAQDVPMNGQAHSDPLVITLLIEEWGVRRILVDSGSSVEVLFYDTFKRMELSDDILVPSTYRIYGFNGTVTIPKGEVTLRVSYGGAYLDTLTTFCVVDVASPYEAIIGRPWIAGIKGVASAYHQRLRFPTHKGIAEVVGDSQAARQCMQVDAQINEERRARQRREKNEAKEAKAAEDLEKVISQAVMAYETQGSEPS; from the coding sequence AAGAATCAAGGGATAGGGGAGTGCAAGAGGCTAGTGCGGCGCCCGAGTCGACATCGGACGATGTTCAACGTCGGCCTGAGAAGAGACCGAGCCCACCTACGCGAGGAAATAGGAAGAAGGAATGGGTATCTAAAGGAAAGAGGCCGAGGCACGAGGCGAGAACATACACCCCTTTGAAtgctccactagaagaaatcttcaaagaggtcGAGAAAAAgagtgacatcatatacccagcTTCAAGAGGGATACAGTTCGAGGAGACCAAGGATCACCCAGAGTATTGCCATTATCATCAATATCGAGGCCACTCTACAAATAACTGCCGAGAAGTAAAAGACATCGTGCAACATCTTATTAGAGACGGTTACCTGAGACAGTTCGTCCGACACCCAGCCCAGACGACCGCAGCGCCCGATGCACCCATCCACCAGGTCAGAATCGACAGATCCACACAGTTTCTCAACACGATTTCGCATTCGGCCACTCAAGCGTACAATCTGAATCCTGGAATCATGTCTAGAATCCACAAGAGGGATCATAATGGGAAGGAAATTTTCAGTGTAGAAAAATCTTTGCCGATGGAACCCTGGATGCTGCGACCCATCTTTTTCTCGGCTCAGGATGTCCCGATGAACGGCCAAGCTCACAGTGATCCCTTGGTTATCACCCTGCTGATTGAGGAATGgggggtaagaaggatactagtGGATAGTGGGAGCTCAGTCGAAGTACTCTTCTACGACACGTTCAAGAGGATGGAGTTGTCAGATGATATACTCGTCCCATCGACATATCGTATCTATGGTTTTAATGGGACCGTGACCATCCCAAAGGGCGAAGTAACCCTAAGGGTATCGTACGGAGGTGCTTACCTAGATACGTTAACTACATTCTGTGTAGTCGATGTCGCCTCGCCCTATGAAGCTATTATCGGGAGACCGTGGATAgcgggaatcaaaggagtggcatcgGCTTATCATCAGAGGCTACGATTCCCAACGCACAAGGGGATAGCTGAGGTCGTAGGAGATTCACAGGCAGCCCGACAGTGCATGCAGGTTGATGCCCAAATAAATGAGGAGCGGCGAGCACGACAAAGGAGAGAGAAGAACGAGGCTAAAGAAGCCAAAGCGGCAGAGGACTTGGAAAAAGTTATTTCGCAGGCGGTCATGGCGTACGAAACACAAGGAAGTGAACCTTCATAG